From Phaeocystidibacter marisrubri, the proteins below share one genomic window:
- a CDS encoding alpha/beta hydrolase yields MKAFLVSLFVVLCPWNAQSQDVQIENELGTFHAHWKRAAGGAVVVIIPGSGTVDRFGNSGSVKGNNLLYLSDSLQLRGISVLSTDKLSASESKPINIDSLTYDSFVALANEWVDVAKDSGYSKIYVLGHSQGSLTALILGNQRDDLAGVISLCGAGQPIQEILKVQLAAQFPPEQMDGIRLALDSVAMGESPKSPSPFLNGLFNPSQYPFLKSWMDYDPCIFAAQINCPLLILSGENDIQVPVSEGELLHNCNPASQNIVIPGMGHMLKKSVKLRVLALQHYGNAELPVIHELPETIEAFIESN; encoded by the coding sequence ATGAAAGCATTTCTCGTAAGCCTATTCGTCGTTTTGTGTCCATGGAACGCACAGTCTCAAGATGTTCAGATTGAAAACGAACTAGGCACCTTCCATGCCCACTGGAAGCGCGCTGCTGGTGGTGCTGTAGTGGTGATCATCCCAGGTTCAGGCACTGTAGATCGCTTTGGGAATTCGGGTTCCGTGAAGGGGAACAACCTACTCTACTTGAGCGACTCCCTTCAATTGAGAGGTATCAGCGTTCTCAGCACAGATAAACTCTCGGCCAGTGAATCTAAGCCGATCAACATCGATAGCCTTACCTACGATAGCTTTGTCGCGCTGGCTAACGAATGGGTTGATGTAGCGAAAGACTCTGGCTATTCCAAGATTTATGTATTGGGACATTCACAAGGTTCGCTTACCGCGCTCATACTCGGCAATCAACGAGATGATTTAGCTGGAGTCATCAGTCTTTGTGGCGCTGGTCAGCCGATTCAAGAAATATTGAAAGTACAATTGGCTGCGCAATTCCCACCCGAGCAAATGGATGGAATTCGCCTCGCATTAGACAGTGTTGCCATGGGAGAAAGCCCTAAATCCCCATCTCCATTCCTCAACGGTTTATTCAACCCCTCCCAATATCCCTTTTTGAAGAGTTGGATGGATTACGACCCGTGCATCTTTGCAGCCCAGATCAACTGCCCCCTCCTCATCCTATCTGGTGAAAACGACATTCAAGTACCAGTTTCCGAAGGTGAATTACTTCACAATTGCAATCCCGCTTCTCAGAACATCGTCATACCTGGTATGGGCCACATGTTGAAGAAATCCGTAAAACTCAGAGTTCTTGCTCTCCAACACTATGGAAATGCCGAGCTTCCAGTTATTCACGAACTACCAGAAACCATCGAGGCGTTCATTGAATCAAATTAG